One stretch of Actinacidiphila sp. DG2A-62 DNA includes these proteins:
- the metK gene encoding methionine adenosyltransferase gives MSRRLFTSESVTEGHPDKIADQISDTILDALLAEDPASRVAVETLITTGQVHIAGEVTTSAYVDIATLVRNRILDIGYDSSKKGFDGASCGVSVSIGAQSPDIAQGVDTAYEKRVAGAAATEDELNKQGAGDQGLMFGYASDETPELMPLPITLAHRLSKRLTEVRKNGTIPYLRPDGKTQVTIEYDGDKAVRLDTVVVSSQHASDIDLESLLAPDIREFVVEVELKALVDEGIKLDTEGYKLLVNPTGRFEIGGPMGDAGLTGRKIIIDTYGGMARHGGGAFSGKDPSKVDRSAAYAMRWVAKNVVAAGLAARCEVQVAYAIGKAEPVGLFVETFGTQHVEVEKIEQAISQVFDLRPAAIIRDLDLLRPIYAQTAAYGHFGRELPDFTWERTNRVDALRAAAGL, from the coding sequence GTGTCCCGCCGCCTCTTCACCTCGGAGTCCGTCACCGAGGGACATCCTGACAAGATCGCCGACCAGATCAGCGACACGATCCTCGACGCCCTCCTCGCGGAGGACCCCGCCTCGCGGGTCGCCGTCGAGACGCTGATCACCACGGGCCAGGTGCACATCGCGGGCGAGGTGACGACCTCGGCGTACGTCGACATCGCCACCCTCGTGCGCAACCGGATCCTCGACATCGGGTACGACTCCTCCAAGAAGGGGTTCGACGGCGCGTCCTGCGGCGTCTCCGTCTCCATCGGCGCCCAGTCGCCGGACATCGCGCAGGGCGTCGACACCGCGTACGAGAAGCGGGTGGCCGGCGCCGCCGCCACCGAGGACGAGCTGAACAAGCAGGGCGCGGGCGACCAGGGCCTGATGTTCGGCTACGCCTCGGACGAGACGCCCGAGCTGATGCCGCTGCCGATCACGCTGGCGCACCGGCTGTCCAAGCGGCTGACCGAGGTCCGCAAGAACGGCACGATCCCCTACCTGCGCCCGGACGGCAAGACGCAGGTCACCATCGAGTACGACGGTGACAAGGCGGTCCGCCTGGACACCGTCGTGGTGTCCTCCCAGCACGCCTCCGACATCGACCTGGAGTCGCTGCTCGCGCCCGACATCCGCGAGTTCGTGGTCGAGGTCGAGCTGAAGGCGCTGGTCGACGAGGGCATCAAGCTCGACACCGAGGGCTACAAGCTGCTGGTCAACCCCACCGGCCGGTTCGAGATCGGCGGCCCGATGGGTGACGCGGGCCTGACCGGCCGCAAGATCATCATCGACACGTACGGCGGCATGGCCCGGCACGGCGGCGGCGCCTTCTCCGGCAAGGACCCGTCCAAGGTCGACCGCTCCGCGGCGTACGCGATGCGCTGGGTCGCCAAGAACGTGGTGGCCGCGGGCCTGGCCGCGCGCTGCGAGGTCCAGGTCGCCTACGCGATCGGCAAGGCCGAGCCGGTCGGCCTGTTCGTCGAGACCTTCGGCACCCAGCACGTCGAGGTCGAGAAGATCGAGCAGGCCATCTCCCAGGTCTTCGACCTCCGCCCGGCCGCGATCATCCGCGACCTGGACCTGCTCCGTCCGATCTACGCGCAGACCGCGGCGTACGGCCACTTCGGCCGCGAACTCCCGGACTTCACCTGGGAGCGCACCAACCGCGTCGACGCACTCCGCGCGGCCGCGGGGCTCTGA